A DNA window from Phoenix dactylifera cultivar Barhee BC4 chromosome 13, palm_55x_up_171113_PBpolish2nd_filt_p, whole genome shotgun sequence contains the following coding sequences:
- the LOC103720398 gene encoding probable LRR receptor-like serine/threonine-protein kinase IRK isoform X2 has translation MRSLLLRIVSFLLFLPLLAESRNPALNDDVLGLIVFKADLRDPDSKLVSWNEDDDDPCHWIGVKCDPKTNRVAELSLDGFSLSGKIGRGLLQLQSLRTLSLSKNNFSGSLSSDLLRLESLRNLDLSENKLSGPIPDDFFGQCRFIGAISLAKNAFSGVIPPNVGSCSTLAALDLSSNRLSGSLPAGLWSLNALRSLDLSDNALVGEIPVGITKIYNLRSISLRGNRLSGHLPDDIGDCLLLKSLDLGGNLLSGSLPESMQKLSTCTSLSLSSNSFTGEVPSWIGEMKSLETLDLSRNGFSGQLPSSLGDLQLLKELKLSSNHFMGSFPESLSSCKSLSVVDFNQNSLTGNLPSWVFALDLQQILISENKLHGSIEIPSSPASTLQVLDLSSNAFSGSIPESVGKLKSLEFLDLSGNRLNGSIPLEVGGAVSLKELRLEKNSLSGGIPTQIGNCSSLATLDLSQNNLTGPIPPSLANLTNLQVINLSRNRLTGNIPKQLPDLPHLLSFNISHNLLSGAIPSGSFFNTIPPSSLSDNPGLCGSAVHRSCPAFVPKPIVLNPNNSSPNPSSDSTFSPASLHHKKIILSISALIAIGAAAIIALGVITITILNFRVRASASQSAPALALSDDCLSQSPSTDASSGKLVMFAGGVPEFSAGAHAPLLSKDCELGRGGFGAVYKTVLRDGWPVAIKKLTVSSSVKSQEDFEREVKKLGKVRHPNLVTLEGYYWTPSLQLLIFEFVSGGSLYEHLHESHATNVLSWQERFDIILGTAKSLEHLHRLDIIHYNLKSTNILLDGSGEPKVGDYGLAKLLPVLDHYVLSSKLQSALGYMAPEFACRTVKITEKCDVYAFGMLVLEIMAGKRPVEYMEDDVVVLRDVVRGALEEGRVEECVDGRLCGKLPLEEAIPVIKLGLICTSQVPSNRPDIGEVANMLELIRCPQDSQEEELA, from the exons ATGAGGAGTCTTCTACTCCGAATCGTttctttcctcctcttccttcctctcttagCCGAATCAAGGAATCCGGCGTTAAACGACGACGTCCTCGGCCTGATCGTCTTCAAGGCCGACCTCCGAGACCCCGACTCCAAGCTCGTCTCTTGGAACGAGGACGACGACGACCCGTGCCACTGGATCGGCGTCAAGTGCGACCCGAAGACCAACCGCGTCGCGGAGCTCTCCTTGGATGGTTTCTCCCTCTCCGGAAAGATCGGCCGTGGTCTCCTCCAGCTCCAGTCCCTTCGGACACTGTCACTCTCCAAGAATAACTTCTCTGGGAGCCTTAGCTCTGATCTCCTCCGGCTCGAGAGCCTCCGCAACCTGGATCTCAGTGAGAACAAGCTCTCCGGACCCATCCCCGATGACTTCTTTGGGCAATGCAGGTTCATTGGAGCCATCTCCCTGGCGAAAAATGCCTTCTCTGGGGTGATCCCACCTAATGTCGGCTCTTGCTCGACGCTTGCAGCTCTGGACCTCTCCTCGAATCGGCTCTCTGGTTCTTTGCCGGCTGGACTCTGGTCTTTGAATGCTCTCAGGTCGCTCGACCTCTCCGATAATGCTCTGGTTGGCGAGATACCGGTGGGAATTACTAAAATCTACAACCTGAGGTCGATCAGCTTGCGAGGGAACCGGCTCTCCGGGCATTTGCCAGATGACATTGGAGACTGTTTGCTGTTGAAATCGCTCGATCTTGGCGGCAACTTGCTGTCTGGAAGCCTCCCGGAATCGATGCAGAAGCTCTCAACATGTACTTCCTTGAGCTTGAGCTCGAATTCCTTTACCGGGGAAGTTCCGTCATGGATTGGAGAAATGAAAAGCCTCGAGACTCTGGATTTGTCGCGCAATGGGTTCTCCGGTCAGCTTCCTAGTTCATTAGGTGATCTGCAGCTCCTGAAAGAATTGAAGCTTTCGTCGAATCACTTCATGGGGAGCTTCCCGGAATCACTATCTTCTTGCAAAAGCCTGTCGGTTGTGGATTTTAATCAGAACTCGCTTACCGGTAATCTTCCATCATgggtgtttgcattggatttgcAGCAGATTCTAATTTCAGAGAATAAACTGCATGGATCGATAGAAATCCCTTCGAGCCCTGCTTCAACCCTCCAAGTTCTGGATCTATCCAGCAATGCCTTCTCCG GCTCCATACCAGAGAGTGTTGGGAAGTTGAAGTCTTTGGAATTCCTTGATCTAAGCGGGAACCGGCTGAACGGAAGTATCCCATTAGAGGTCGGGGGTGCAGTGTCTCTGAAGGAGCTGAGGTTGGAAAAAAACTCCCTCAGCGGCGGAATTCCAACCCAGATTGGAAATTGCTCTTCCCTCGCGACCTT GGATCTGTCACAGAACAACCTCACAGGCCCAATTCCCCCAAGCTTGGCCAACCTCACCAATCTCCAAGTCATTAATCTATCTCGCAACAGACTCACAGGAAACATCCCAAAGCAGCTTCCTGATCTCCCTCACCTCCTCTCCTTCAACATATCTCACAACCTTCTCTCTGGAGCCATCCCTTCGGGGAGCTTCTTTAACACCatccctccttcctccctctctgaCAACCCTGGCCTTTGTGGCTCCGCTGTCCACCGGTCTTGCCCTGCCTTCGTCCCCAAGCCCATCGTCCTCAACCccaacaactcttcacccaACCCCTCATCAGACTCCACATTCTCCCCTGCTAGCCTTCACCACAAGAAGATCATCCTAAGCATCTCCGCTCTCATTGCCATTGGAGCTGCTGCCATTATTGCCCTTGGTGTTATCACCATCACCATCCTAAACTTCCGAGTTCGTGCCTCCGCTTCCCAGTCTGCTCCTGCTTTGGCCCTCTCGGATGACTGCCTCAGCCAATCTCCTTCCACGGACGCGAGCTCGGGCAAGCTCGTCATGTTTGCCGGCGGTGTCCCTGAATTCAGTGCTGGCGCCCATGCGCCGCTCCTCAGCAAGGACTGCGAGCTGGGTCGTGGAGGCTTTGGTGCAGTCTACAAGACCGTGCTCCGGGATGGCTGGCCTGTGGCcatcaagaagctcaccgtttCTAGCTCAGTGAAATCCCAAGAGGATTTTGAGAGGGAGGTAAAGAAACTGGGAAAGGTGCGGCACCCCAATCTTGTGACACTTGAAGGCTATTACTGGACTCCATCCCTCCAACTTCTCATATTCGAATTTGTTTCTGGCGGGAGCTTATACGAACACCTCCATGAAAGCCATGCCACGAACGTACTCTCATGGCAAGAACGTTTTGATATAATCCTTGGCACTGCAAAGAGTTTGGAGCACCTTCATCGGCTCGACATAATTCACTACAATCTGAAATCTACCAACATCCTGCTCGATGGCTCTGGCGAGCCCAAGGTCGGAGACTACGGGTTGGCAAAGCTGCTTCCAGTACTGGACCATTACGTTTTAAGCAGCAAGTTACAAAGTGCTCTCGGATACATGGCACCGGAATTCGCATGCAGGACGGTGAAGATAACCGAGAAATGCGATGTGTATGCATTCGGGATGCTGGTGCTGGAGATCATGGCGGGGAAAAGACCCGTCGAGTACATGGAGGATGACGTGGTGGTGCTACGTGATGTAGTGAGGGGAGCGCTGGAGGAAGGGAGGGTGGAGGAGTGTGTGGATGGGAGGCTCTGTGGGAAGCTCCCCCTAGAGGAGGCCATTCCAGTGATCAAGTTGGGCTTGATTTGTACTTCCCAGGTGCCATCGAATCGGCCAGATATAGGGGAGGTGGCGAACATGTTGGAGCTCATCAGATGCCCTCAGGATAGCCAAGAAGAAGAATTGGCTTGA
- the LOC103720398 gene encoding probable LRR receptor-like serine/threonine-protein kinase IRK isoform X1, translating to MRSLLLRIVSFLLFLPLLAESRNPALNDDVLGLIVFKADLRDPDSKLVSWNEDDDDPCHWIGVKCDPKTNRVAELSLDGFSLSGKIGRGLLQLQSLRTLSLSKNNFSGSLSSDLLRLESLRNLDLSENKLSGPIPDDFFGQCRFIGAISLAKNAFSGVIPPNVGSCSTLAALDLSSNRLSGSLPAGLWSLNALRSLDLSDNALVGEIPVGITKIYNLRSISLRGNRLSGHLPDDIGDCLLLKSLDLGGNLLSGSLPESMQKLSTCTSLSLSSNSFTGEVPSWIGEMKSLETLDLSRNGFSGQLPSSLGDLQLLKELKLSSNHFMGSFPESLSSCKSLSVVDFNQNSLTGNLPSWVFALDLQQILISENKLHGSIEIPSSPASTLQVLDLSSNAFSGNIPTEISDVPSLQFLNLSCNSFSGSIPESVGKLKSLEFLDLSGNRLNGSIPLEVGGAVSLKELRLEKNSLSGGIPTQIGNCSSLATLDLSQNNLTGPIPPSLANLTNLQVINLSRNRLTGNIPKQLPDLPHLLSFNISHNLLSGAIPSGSFFNTIPPSSLSDNPGLCGSAVHRSCPAFVPKPIVLNPNNSSPNPSSDSTFSPASLHHKKIILSISALIAIGAAAIIALGVITITILNFRVRASASQSAPALALSDDCLSQSPSTDASSGKLVMFAGGVPEFSAGAHAPLLSKDCELGRGGFGAVYKTVLRDGWPVAIKKLTVSSSVKSQEDFEREVKKLGKVRHPNLVTLEGYYWTPSLQLLIFEFVSGGSLYEHLHESHATNVLSWQERFDIILGTAKSLEHLHRLDIIHYNLKSTNILLDGSGEPKVGDYGLAKLLPVLDHYVLSSKLQSALGYMAPEFACRTVKITEKCDVYAFGMLVLEIMAGKRPVEYMEDDVVVLRDVVRGALEEGRVEECVDGRLCGKLPLEEAIPVIKLGLICTSQVPSNRPDIGEVANMLELIRCPQDSQEEELA from the exons ATGAGGAGTCTTCTACTCCGAATCGTttctttcctcctcttccttcctctcttagCCGAATCAAGGAATCCGGCGTTAAACGACGACGTCCTCGGCCTGATCGTCTTCAAGGCCGACCTCCGAGACCCCGACTCCAAGCTCGTCTCTTGGAACGAGGACGACGACGACCCGTGCCACTGGATCGGCGTCAAGTGCGACCCGAAGACCAACCGCGTCGCGGAGCTCTCCTTGGATGGTTTCTCCCTCTCCGGAAAGATCGGCCGTGGTCTCCTCCAGCTCCAGTCCCTTCGGACACTGTCACTCTCCAAGAATAACTTCTCTGGGAGCCTTAGCTCTGATCTCCTCCGGCTCGAGAGCCTCCGCAACCTGGATCTCAGTGAGAACAAGCTCTCCGGACCCATCCCCGATGACTTCTTTGGGCAATGCAGGTTCATTGGAGCCATCTCCCTGGCGAAAAATGCCTTCTCTGGGGTGATCCCACCTAATGTCGGCTCTTGCTCGACGCTTGCAGCTCTGGACCTCTCCTCGAATCGGCTCTCTGGTTCTTTGCCGGCTGGACTCTGGTCTTTGAATGCTCTCAGGTCGCTCGACCTCTCCGATAATGCTCTGGTTGGCGAGATACCGGTGGGAATTACTAAAATCTACAACCTGAGGTCGATCAGCTTGCGAGGGAACCGGCTCTCCGGGCATTTGCCAGATGACATTGGAGACTGTTTGCTGTTGAAATCGCTCGATCTTGGCGGCAACTTGCTGTCTGGAAGCCTCCCGGAATCGATGCAGAAGCTCTCAACATGTACTTCCTTGAGCTTGAGCTCGAATTCCTTTACCGGGGAAGTTCCGTCATGGATTGGAGAAATGAAAAGCCTCGAGACTCTGGATTTGTCGCGCAATGGGTTCTCCGGTCAGCTTCCTAGTTCATTAGGTGATCTGCAGCTCCTGAAAGAATTGAAGCTTTCGTCGAATCACTTCATGGGGAGCTTCCCGGAATCACTATCTTCTTGCAAAAGCCTGTCGGTTGTGGATTTTAATCAGAACTCGCTTACCGGTAATCTTCCATCATgggtgtttgcattggatttgcAGCAGATTCTAATTTCAGAGAATAAACTGCATGGATCGATAGAAATCCCTTCGAGCCCTGCTTCAACCCTCCAAGTTCTGGATCTATCCAGCAATGCCTTCTCCGGTAATATTCCGACAGAAATTTCAGATGTTCCAAGCTTGCAGTTCTTGAACCTCTCCTGCAATTCGTTTTCAGGCTCCATACCAGAGAGTGTTGGGAAGTTGAAGTCTTTGGAATTCCTTGATCTAAGCGGGAACCGGCTGAACGGAAGTATCCCATTAGAGGTCGGGGGTGCAGTGTCTCTGAAGGAGCTGAGGTTGGAAAAAAACTCCCTCAGCGGCGGAATTCCAACCCAGATTGGAAATTGCTCTTCCCTCGCGACCTT GGATCTGTCACAGAACAACCTCACAGGCCCAATTCCCCCAAGCTTGGCCAACCTCACCAATCTCCAAGTCATTAATCTATCTCGCAACAGACTCACAGGAAACATCCCAAAGCAGCTTCCTGATCTCCCTCACCTCCTCTCCTTCAACATATCTCACAACCTTCTCTCTGGAGCCATCCCTTCGGGGAGCTTCTTTAACACCatccctccttcctccctctctgaCAACCCTGGCCTTTGTGGCTCCGCTGTCCACCGGTCTTGCCCTGCCTTCGTCCCCAAGCCCATCGTCCTCAACCccaacaactcttcacccaACCCCTCATCAGACTCCACATTCTCCCCTGCTAGCCTTCACCACAAGAAGATCATCCTAAGCATCTCCGCTCTCATTGCCATTGGAGCTGCTGCCATTATTGCCCTTGGTGTTATCACCATCACCATCCTAAACTTCCGAGTTCGTGCCTCCGCTTCCCAGTCTGCTCCTGCTTTGGCCCTCTCGGATGACTGCCTCAGCCAATCTCCTTCCACGGACGCGAGCTCGGGCAAGCTCGTCATGTTTGCCGGCGGTGTCCCTGAATTCAGTGCTGGCGCCCATGCGCCGCTCCTCAGCAAGGACTGCGAGCTGGGTCGTGGAGGCTTTGGTGCAGTCTACAAGACCGTGCTCCGGGATGGCTGGCCTGTGGCcatcaagaagctcaccgtttCTAGCTCAGTGAAATCCCAAGAGGATTTTGAGAGGGAGGTAAAGAAACTGGGAAAGGTGCGGCACCCCAATCTTGTGACACTTGAAGGCTATTACTGGACTCCATCCCTCCAACTTCTCATATTCGAATTTGTTTCTGGCGGGAGCTTATACGAACACCTCCATGAAAGCCATGCCACGAACGTACTCTCATGGCAAGAACGTTTTGATATAATCCTTGGCACTGCAAAGAGTTTGGAGCACCTTCATCGGCTCGACATAATTCACTACAATCTGAAATCTACCAACATCCTGCTCGATGGCTCTGGCGAGCCCAAGGTCGGAGACTACGGGTTGGCAAAGCTGCTTCCAGTACTGGACCATTACGTTTTAAGCAGCAAGTTACAAAGTGCTCTCGGATACATGGCACCGGAATTCGCATGCAGGACGGTGAAGATAACCGAGAAATGCGATGTGTATGCATTCGGGATGCTGGTGCTGGAGATCATGGCGGGGAAAAGACCCGTCGAGTACATGGAGGATGACGTGGTGGTGCTACGTGATGTAGTGAGGGGAGCGCTGGAGGAAGGGAGGGTGGAGGAGTGTGTGGATGGGAGGCTCTGTGGGAAGCTCCCCCTAGAGGAGGCCATTCCAGTGATCAAGTTGGGCTTGATTTGTACTTCCCAGGTGCCATCGAATCGGCCAGATATAGGGGAGGTGGCGAACATGTTGGAGCTCATCAGATGCCCTCAGGATAGCCAAGAAGAAGAATTGGCTTGA